A segment of the Actinomycetes bacterium genome:
CGGTCCTCGCGGGCGCCCCAGCGGCGGCGTCCGCGACGCGACCGGCCGTCGTCCTCAGGGCTGCGGCCGTGGCGTCGGACGGGGCTGTGATCAAGTTGGCGACGTACGCCGTGACGCCGTCCCGCGCCAGCGCCCGCTCCGCGATGCGCCACTTCTGCAGGTCGGACGTGAGGAAGTCGACACCTGCGTAGCCATTGACCTGAAGGTCCACGAGACCCGGCGCGGCCAGTCCACCCCCCGCGGCCGGCGGCAGGCCGACCGCGGCGACGACCTGTCCCTCCAGCCGTACGTCGCCCGCGACGAAACTGCCGTCCACCAGGGCGGCCGCCACGCCGAGCCGACGTGACGTCATGATCCCGCCGGAGGTCGAGAGGCCACTGGAGGTCGAGGGGCCCTTGGAGGTCGGGAAGCCACCGAGCCAACTGGCCCGGCACCGGCCAGCACCTCGTCGAGCGCCTCGCAGTTCGCCCGGGCCGCGCCGTACGTCCGGACCTGTGTCCGACCCGGCAGTCGCTCGCAGCCCGGCCAGCCCATCTCGACCGTCACGAGGTGCGGGAACCAGTGGTCCAGCCTTCGCAAGGCCTCGAGCACCCACGGGTGCCGATGGGCGTCGCGGACGAGGGCGACGATCGGCCCGCCGTCCTGGCCGGACACCGACATCGCCTCGCGCATCACCTCCTCCACGTCGGTCGTCTCGGTGACGTCGACAGGGTGGTGCCCACCCTGGACAGAACCGTCCAGCGGCAATCCCCACGGCACCTGCCCGACCGCGAGGTTCAGCCCGGTCCGGAAGCGGATCACCGGCACCCCGCGCAGGTCGGGCAACGCACCATCGACCGCCACGGCAGCCCGCGCCACCTCATGGCCGGCAGCCAGCTCGGCGGCGACAGCGTTGGCAACGTCGACCGGGCCTGCCGCCCCGGCCGCGGCGAGAACGTCAACCGGCTCTGCCGCCCCCGCCGCCTCCCGCAACCGGTCGATGCGCCGCCTCGCCGAGCGGACGCGACGCTCCGCCGACGCCAGTCGCTCCTCGGCGAGCTCCCCCGTCCGGACCGACGCGACGATCGCGGCCACGACCGCCTCGACGTCCGACTCGACGCCGTCCGCGCCGAGGCACAACAGGTCGCATCCCGCCGCGAGTGCGGCGACCGCAGCGGCCGGCAGGCCTCGACCGGCACTCACTCCGGCCATGTCCAGCGCGTCGGTCACCACCACGCCGTCGAACCCGAGCTCACTTCGAAGCACGTCCACGACCGGGGCGCTCAGCGTCGCCGGCAGCCCCGCGTCCAGCGCGGGCAGCACGACGTGAGACGTCATGACAGCGACCGATCCCGCCGCCACCGCCGCGGCGAACGGCACCAGCTCCCGCTCCCGCAGCACCTCGAGTGAGGCGTCCACCACCGGGAGGCCGAGATGGCTGTCGACCGCCGTGTCCCCGTGCCCTGGGAAGTGCTTTGCGCACGCCCCCACCCCC
Coding sequences within it:
- a CDS encoding glycoside hydrolase family 3 N-terminal domain-containing protein, which encodes MSELERMAHGVLMASFAGPVVPPWLLARLEVGLGSVALFPSNVQSSSQVRPLTDALREAASGVLVATDEEAGDVTRLHVATGSPWPGNAALGVVDDVRRTELVAAGVGAELVAAGIDLDLAPVVDVNSNSENPVIGVRSFGASAELVARQAGAFVAGLKSAGVGACAKHFPGHGDTAVDSHLGLPVVDASLEVLRERELVPFAAAVAAGSVAVMTSHVVLPALDAGLPATLSAPVVDVLRSELGFDGVVVTDALDMAGVSAGRGLPAAAVAALAAGCDLLCLGADGVESDVEAVVAAIVASVRTGELAEERLASAERRVRSARRRIDRLREAAGAAEPVDVLAAAGAAGPVDVANAVAAELAAGHEVARAAVAVDGALPDLRGVPVIRFRTGLNLAVGQVPWGLPLDGSVQGGHHPVDVTETTDVEEVMREAMSVSGQDGGPIVALVRDAHRHPWVLEALRRLDHWFPHLVTVEMGWPGCERLPGRTQVRTYGAARANCEALDEVLAGAGPVGSVASRPPRAPRPPVASRPPAGS